A window of the Fusarium poae strain DAOMC 252244 chromosome 3, whole genome shotgun sequence genome harbors these coding sequences:
- a CDS encoding hypothetical protein (TransMembrane:1 (i105-125o)~CAZy:GH16), with protein sequence MEGSRNATATTSAAAAAVEDSSSQRNPFDTPGVDNIDTNPFATPAVATPAAESVTSRQLGQTRNTSSFDDVPTVRRRFRSSRLHGEFEKPWIETKKKQWNWDSTIFYTCIFLGLGLGGFLCWTESRVPHHDYCLVMDDHFQNLNNWNHEVQMNGFGTGAFDWTTNDPANSYVDAEGLHIVPTATTESTSITGNQLLNGFTVNMTTNSRTWGKCTAKSLKKNEDRWPCASRSNATLGQIINPVRSARLNTKGKKTIKYGRVEVVARMPKGDWLWPAIWMMPQDEVYGEWPKSGEIDIAESRGNDARTYPMGNNLVSSALHWGTATENDRWRRAYGEWGGKRVLYSEKFHTYGLEWSEKYLFTWLDGRLRQVQFFDFTKNKNLWTYGEFSGQPINGSIPVDPWSSTGRRNTPFDESFYLILNVAVGGTNGWFPDAIGDKPWADSSETPMRDFWKANSTWLPTWGPVKDRGMVVKSVKMWQEGRCGGTVRSG encoded by the exons ATGGAAGGTTCAAGGAATGCTACTGCGACTACCTCTGCCGCTGCTGCGGCGGTGGAGGACTCTTCTTCGCAGCGTAATCCTTTTGATACACCTGGCGTTGATAACATTGATACCAATCCCTTTGCGACACCCGCTGTTGCGACGCCTGCTGCTGAGTCTGTAACATCACGACAATTGGGACAGACTCGCAATACTTCTTCATTTGATGATG TGCCTACCGTTCGTCGACGTTTCAGAAGTAGTCGTCTCCATGGCGAATTTGAGAAGCCATGGATAGAGACTAAGAAGAAACAATGGAATTGGGACAGCACCATTTTCTACACATGCATCTTTCTCGGTCTTG GTCTCGGCGGATTTCTCTGCTGGACAGAGTCACGAGTCCCTCACCACGAT TATTGCCTGGTCATGGACGACCATTTCCAGAACCTCAATAATTGGAACCATGAAGTTCAAATGAATGGCTTCGG TACCGGTGCTTTTGACTGGACTACCAATGATCCAGCCAACTCTTATGTCGACGCAGAGGGTCTTCACATTGTCCCTACAGCGACGACTGAGAGCACTTCCATCACCGGTAATCAACTTCTCAATGGGTTCACGGTCAACATGACCACCAACAGTCGCACCTGGGGAAAGTGCACAGCCAAGAGCCTCAAGAAGAATGAAGACCGTTGGCCCTGTGCGTCACGCAGTAACGCCACTCTTGGTCAAATCATCAACCCTGTGCGGTCTGCGCGCCTAAACACAAAGGGCAAAAAGACCATCAAGTACGGGCGCGTCGAAGTCGTGGCGCGTATGCCTAAAGGTGACTGGCTCTGGCCTGCTATCTGGATGATGCCACAGGATGAGGTCTACGGCGAGTGGCCCAAATCTGGTGAGATTGATATCGCCGAGAGCCGTGGTAACGATGCAAGGACGTACCCGATGGGTAACAACCTTGTGTCTTCGGCGCTTCACTGGGGAACTGCTACAGAGAATGATCGATGGAGGAGAGCTTATGGCGAGTGGGGAGGAAAGCGAGTCCTCTATTCTGAAAAATTCCACACTTACGGTTTGGAGTGGAGTGAGAAGTATCTCTTTACATGGCTCGATGGTCGTCTCCGA CAAGTTCAATTCTTTGACTTtaccaagaacaagaatcTCTGGACATATGGAGAATTTTCTGGTCAACCCATCAACGGTTCCATCCCCGTGGACCCTTGGAGCAGCACTGGTCGTAGAAACACACCTTTTGACGAATCATTCTATCTCATCCTCAACGTTGCAGTCGGCGGTACTAACGGCTGGTTTCC CGACGCGATTGGCGACAAGCCCTGGGCCGATAGCAGCGAGACCCCTATGCGAGACTTTTGGAAGGCCAACTCTACTTGGCTTCCCACCTGGGGCCCTGTCAAGGATCGTGGCATGGTTGTAAAGTCTGTCAAGATGTGGCAGGAGGGTAGATGTGGTGGAACTGTCAGATCTGGTTGA
- a CDS encoding hypothetical protein (TransMembrane:7 (o307-328i340-369o784-813i825-843o863-883i918-941o953-974i)): MTSEKPASRFVETGVLQPPSPTMDSATLKRLEAGDHGPPSPAAQPLSFMQQQKSPELAARRGQLTRSSNSSYSGTPAVMQIPDATAADLPVVAKYIARRATLLGWFDEPAAAAITSGWSSTCIALKKPDGSYLYNPDDPSPDLAAAIGRINESAIVSMSSEVTNAVLDTVKPDQVCLVNEDTGARIPIVASLSDIHISLVHLTSACIVVQERCVLIWSHEARNVLNVAHNVEKQMLGFIVGPNMPQGLLAQTEEHSVENYHTPVRGAIDENNEIYQAAIKVEEGGDDDDGDIEGKAPRRPTLYVHSVRIGIVMILVILTQAVGISRLIRQWSWDGDFKRFALAAVVPPLMVLSLFFFIVVVSSAFQLILPAGMCLKNSKFHSAIKPNPKRYKDYQLPHITVQMPVYKEGLRGVIVPTMVSVMAAIQHYENQGGTASVYINDDGMQCIQPELAAARKQYYRDNGIGYCARLPNKKSPKGKGGFSWFKRSPPVDPEVDNQDESSMSPQGRANALGFVRKGKFKKASNMNYCLAFSNRVEDEMLRLTELECQNRGCNYEDLSAEDDDRLYDQALQNMVDADEGKTWAEGNIRMGEIILLIDCDTRVPIDCLLYGALEMYESPEVAILQHGSGVMQVAHNIFENGITYFTNVVYTAIKYGVGTGDVAPFVGHNAFLRWKAVQSVSFVDPSDKVTKWWSDAHVSEDFDISLRVQMAGMVCRLATYHNGGFQEGVSLTIYDELNRWEKYAYGCNELVFHPFYQWIYKGPVTRLFFRFLWSNMPVSSKVSIIAYIFTYYAIAAGLLLTMINYVLVGLFFYDLDQFYMPSWGIWVSLLVVFNGIGTVATSMTRHRLKEKSFFLAILEAAKWLPFLLLFFGGISINCAKALLCHAFSINIEWASTSKELGPTGIYIGLNKMMHRFKYTFLICIALSGGMVYMATGAPWGWTIAPGEFSSGTFAIVPLAVQIGCAFCLPLFLGLT, from the exons ATGACTTCAGAGAAGCCTGCCTCTCGCTTTGTTGAGACGGGCGTGCTCCAGCCGCCCAGTCCAACCATGGACTCTGCCACGCTCAAGAGGCTTGAGGCTGGTGATCATGGACCTCCTTCTCCTGCTGCCCAGCCGCTTTCGTTCATGCAGCAGCAGAAATCTCCAGAGTTGGCTGCGAGGAGAGGGCAACTCACGAGATCTTCTAACAGCTCTTACTCGGGCACGCCAGCTGTTATGCAGATTCCCGATGCCACGGCTGCGGATCTACCAGTT GTCGCAAAGTACATTGCTCGTCGAGCAACTCTCCTAGGCTGGTTCGATGAACCTGCCGCTGCCGCCATCACCAGTGGCTGGTCATCAACATGTATTGCGCTCAAGAAGCCTGATGGCTCTTATCTCTACAATCCAGATGACCCAAGCCCAGATCTGGCGGCAGCTATTGGTCGCATCAACGAGAGTGCTATTGTCTCAATGTCTTCTGAGGTGACCAACGCAGTCCTTGACACCGTCAAGCCTGATCAGGTGTGTCTTGTCAATGAAGACACTGGTGCTCGTATTCCCATCGTTGCCAGCCTAAGCGATATCCATATCTCACTTGTACATCTCACCAGCGCATGCATTGTTGTCCAAGAGCGATGCGTACTCATTTGGTCACATGAAGCGAGAAATGTTCTCAATGTCGCACACAATGTTGAGAAGCAGATGTTGGGTTTT ATTGTTGGTCCCAACATGCCCCAAGGTCTGCTGGCTCAGACTGAAGAGCATTCTGTTGAGAATTATCACACGCCCGTTCGAGGTGCGATTGACGAGAACAACGAAATCTATCAAGCTGCCATCAAAGTCGAGGAGGGtggcgacgatgacgacggtGACATTGAGGGTAAAGCGCCTAGACGACCTACTCTGTATGTTCATTCCGTCAGAATCGGCATTGTCATGATTTTGGTTATTCTGACCCAGGCTGTGGGTATCTCGAGA CTTATCCGACAATGGTCTTGGGATGGTGACTTTAAGCGTTTTGCATTGGCTGCTGTCGTTCCTCCTCTTATGGTTCTATCGCTG ttcttcttcatcgttgTTGTCAGCAGTGCCTTTCAACTTATCCTCCCAGCTGGAATGTGTTTGAAGAACTCAAAGTTCCACTCTG CCATCAAGCCAAACCCCAAGCGATACAAGGACTACCAGCTTCCTCACATCACTGTACAGATGCCTGTCTACAAGGAGGGCCTTCGAGG TGTCATTGTACCTACCATGGTTTCAGTCATGGCTGCCATCCAGCATTATGAGAACCAAGGTGGCACAGCTTCCGTCTACATCAACGACGACGGTATGCAGTGCATTCAGCCTGAACTCGCCGCTGCGCGTAAGCAATACTATCGGGATAACGGTATTGGTTATTGCGCCCGTCTTCCTAACAAGAAGAGCCCCAAGGGCAAGGGAGGCTTCTCTTGGTTCAAGCGCTCTCCCCCTGTGGACCCTGAGGTCGACAACCAGGATGAAAGCTCCATGTCTCCTCAGGGTCGCGCCAACGCACTTGGCTTCGTGAGGAAGGGAAAGTTCAAAAAGGCTAGTAACATGAACTACTGCCTTGCCTTTTCCAACCGAGTCGAAGATGAGATGCTGAGACTCACTGAGCTTGAGTGTCAAAACCGTGGCTGCAACTACGAGGATTTGTCTGCCGAGGACGACGATCGTCTTTATGACCAGGCTCTGCAAAACATGGTTGACGCTGACGAGGGCAAGACCTGGGCTGAGGGTAACATCCGTATGGGTGAGATCATCCTTCTCATTGACTGTGATACTCGTGTCCCCATCGACTGTCTTCTCTACGGCGCCCTCGAGATGTACGAGAGTCCCGAGGTCGCTATTCTACAACACGGATCAGGCGTCATGCAAGTCGCCCACAACATTTTCGAGAACGGTATCACTTACTTCACCAACGTCGTCTACACCGCTATCAAGTATGGTGTTGGTACCGGTGACGTCGCACCCTTTGTCGGTCACAATGCCTTTCTTCGCTGGAAGGCTGTCCAGAGTGTTTCCTTCGTTGATCCATCAGACAAGGTTACCAAATGGTGGTCCGACGCGCACGTTTCTGAAGATTTCGACATCAGTCTGAGAGTTCAGATGGCTGGTATGGTTTGTCGATTGGCTACTTACCACAACGGTGGTTTCCAAGAGGGTGTTTCTTTGACCATCTACGATGAATTGAATCGATGGGAGAAATACGCCTATGGATGCAACGAGCTTGTGTTTCATCCTTTCTACCAGTGGATCTACAAGGGCCCTGTCACCAGGCTCTTCTTCCGATTCCTCTGGAGCAACATGCCGGTTTCCAGCAAGGTTTCCATCATCGCCTACATCTTCACTT ATTACGCCATTGCTGCCGGTCTTCTCCTCACCATGATCAACTATGTTCTCGTGGGTCTCTTTTTCTACGACCTCGACCAGTTTTACATGCCCTCATGGGGTATCTGGGTCTCTTTGCTGGTTGTGTTCAACGGTATCGGAACAGTTGCAACCAGCATGACCCGTCACCGTCTCAAGGAGAAGTCATTCTTCCTGGCTATCCTGGAAGCAGCCAAATGGCTTCccttcctccttctcttctttggtgGCATCAGTATCAACTGTGCCAAGGCTCTTCTCTGCCACGCCTTTTCCATCAACATTGAATGGGCATCGACTTCGAAAGAGTTGGGTCCTACAGGTATCTACATCGGCCTCAACAAGATGATGCACCGATTCAAGTACACATTCCTTATTTGCATCGCTCTCTCCGGTGGCATGGTATACATGGCCACCGGTGCACCTTGGGGCTGGACTATTGCGCCCGGGGAGTTTTCATCTGGAACATTTGCTATTGTGCCTTTGGCTGTCCAGATTGGTTGCGCCTTTTGCTTGCCGCTCTTCCTCGGCTTGACTTaa
- a CDS encoding hypothetical protein (SECRETED:SignalP(1-18)): protein MGFKVIVVGAGPVGLVLAHALQASGIDYVLIEQRRQVPPEPAYGVFVWPQIMRIFHQLGLLDVISAVSQSMMRAIHRSTDGTVLLEEEGFQNLEVMFGYPMSLFSRLDFALTLLNALDNKEERVKTNKRLSKITQDKKGVKVEFADGTVEEGSIIVGADGVWSSVRDQMVAQAPKGLFDDSVNPFEATHAGVFAKAALDPRLKPGSNINVYQKDSHVQVFTNTNEAMIIVYHRIPAERKRTYFGQNDAEDAAKPWLDVYVADGLTFGDLWRKKTAGGTANYDEGVLPFWHWGRMVLVGDAAHKMNPIRGAGACCGIEDSIALVNSLKRVLRSNPDPTFFELGQAFMTYQHEREPAAKMWMEVSRMNLELCIGPHQPALKTASIADSKVLPLVADAPILNDLPFLEEMGGFIPWTRKTKGKKRDEEAKAKL, encoded by the exons atggGGTTCAAGGTTATAGTTGTCGGCGCCGGACCGGTCGGTCTGGTTCTGGCACACGCGCTACAAGCCTCTGGTATCGACTACGTGCTTATTGAGCAGAGGCGACAAGTTCCCCCTGAACCGGCTTACGGCGTGTTCGTATGGCCTCAGATTATGCGCATCTTTCACCAGCTCGGTCTTCTTGATGTAATCTCAGCCGTCAGCCAATCTATGATGAGGGCTATCCACAGATCAACAGATGGCACGGTTCTTCTTGAGGAGGAAGGTTTCCAGAATCTTGAAGTCAT GTTCGGGTATCCCATGTCGCTGTTCAGCCGCTTGGACTTTGCTTTGACATTATTGAACGCCCTTGATAACAAAGAGGAACGCGTCAAAACAAACAAGCGACTCAGCAAAATAACACAAGATAAAAAAGGCGTCAAAGTCGAGTTTGCTGATGGTACTGTCGAAGAAGGATCAATCATCGTCGGCGCCGATGGTGTCTGGAGTAGTGTCCGAGACCAAATGGTAGCCCAAGCACCAAAGGGCCTCTTCGATGATAGCGTGAACCCCTTCGAGGCAACTCACGCCGGTGTTTTTGCCAAAGCAGCTCTCGACCCACGACTTAAGCCGGGCAGCAACATCAACGTCTACCAAAAAGATTCTCACGTGCAAGTCTTCACCAACACAAACGAGGCTATGATCATCGTCTATCACCGCATTCCGGCTGAGAGAAAGAGGACATACTTTGGACAGAATGACGCTGAAGATGCGGCCAAGCCTTGGTTGGATGTCTATGTCGCTGATGGCTTGACCTTTGGAGATCTCTGGAGGAAGAAGACTGCTGGTGGGACAGCAAATTATGACGAGGGTGTGCTGCCGTTCTGGCACTGGGGAAGAATGGTGTTGGTAGGAGATGCGGCTCACAAG ATGAACCCCATCagaggagcaggagcatGCTGCGGTATTGAAGACTCCATCGCATTAGTAAACTCTTTGAAACGTGTCCTGCGCTCTAACCCAGACCCAACGTTCTTTGAACTTGGCCAAGCATTCATGACCTACCAGCACGAGCGTGAACCAGCCGCGAAAATGTGGATGGAGGTTTCGCGAATGAACCTTGAGTTGTGTATTGGACCTCACCAGCCGGCGCTGAAGACAGCGAGTATCGCTGATTCAAAGGTCCTGCCTTTGGTTGCAGATGCGCCCATATTAAATGACTTGCCGTTCCTCGAAGAAATGGGTGGGTTTATTCCCtggacgaggaagacgaaggggaagaagagagatgaaGAGGCCAAGGCAAAGCTATGA
- a CDS encoding hypothetical protein (TransMembrane:10 (i16-38o71-89i98-116o122-142i154-174o186-207i341-359o371-395i407-431o437-457i)): MSFFGFRGRKLQMAQIWAVILPCYLLFGYNNSIAGGFLSLPSWVETYPALDTVHTKGTTKDHNSTLQGTVVAMYTLGCLFGCLSCIWLGDKLGRKRTIIFGALINTIGAALQASSYSLPQLIVGRLVSGYGFGHITATAPNWQAECSGAAHRGAAVMLEGLFISLGLAIGGWTNLGMSFHHGSVTFRFPMALSGVISIIIMLTTPLLPESPRWLTKKCREDRAREVLADLTDTDSNSVEVQEAIDEIRTSLALAGEAKLKDIFTNGRLRLLHRMCLACAAQLFQQMSGINALAFYQAKIFEDYLGQTPRAAKIIAASVFTWQTICSPIGVLTVDRFGRRKLMMVSSLGMGVCMAVVAGGSSQPGNTASVGVAAAFIFLFSLFFPTGFLGLTFLYAAEISPLSHRVPITAMSTGTAWLFNFVVAEITPIGLATLKYKYYIIYAVINICLTFPSVYFFFPETSGRQLEEVDAIFLNSHNILETVPIARRSQAGRSSNGITEGKEERQEVAQIERGLPAP, translated from the exons ATGAGTTTCTTCGGCTTTCGAGGGAGAAAACTCCAGATGGCCCAGATCTGGGCTGTCATTCTGCCGTGTTATCTCCT GTTCGGCTACAACAACTCTATTGCTGGAGGCTTTCTCAGTCTTCCATCATGGGTAGAGACCTACCCTGCCCTCGACACTGTGCATACAAAAGGAACGACGAAAGACCATAACTCCACCCTTCAG GGAACGGTAGTGGCTATGTACACCCTTGGCTGTCTTTTTGGCTGCCTTAGTTGCATATGGCTGGGCGACAAGTTGGGTAGGAAGAGGACTATCATCTTTGGCGCCCTGATCAACACAATCGGTGCAGCTCTCCAGGCATCCTCATACTCGCTGCCGCAGCTCATCGTCGGTCGATTGGTTTCCGGGTACGGCTTCGGACACATCACGGCCACGGCTCCTAATTGGCAGGCTGAATGTTCGGGCGCTGCCCATAGGGGCGCTGCGGTGATGCTTGAAGGCTTATTTATCTCTCTCGGTTTGGCTATCGGGGGCTGGACCAACCTGGGAATGTCTTTCCATCACGGCTCTGTAACCTTTCGGTTCCCCATGGCCCTGTCAGGCGTAATCTCGATCATCATTATGCTTACTACGCCGCTGCTTCCAGAATCACCTCGCTGGCTGACCAAGAAGTGTCGAGAGGATCGTGCGAGAGAGGTTCTAGCAGACCTGACTGATACAGATTCGAATTCTGTTGAGGTGCAGGAAGCAATCGACGAGATCAGGACGTCCTTGGCCCTCGCAGGAGaggccaagctcaaggatATCTTTACCAACGGGCGGCTCCGCCTCTTACATCGCATGTGTCTGGCCTGCGCTGCGCAGCTTTTCCAGCAAATGTCCGGTATCAACGCCTTGGCCTTTTACCAGGCCAAGATCTTTGAAGACTACTTGGGCCAAACCCCCAGAGCGGCAAAAATCATTGCTGCTTCCGTATTTACCTGGCAGACCATCTGCTCGCCCATTGGTGTCCTGACTGTAGATAGGTTCGGGCGTCGAAAGTTGATGATGGTTTCGTCTCTGGGGATGGGCGTTTGCATGGCTGTTGTTGCGGGCGGGTCATCACAGCCGGGGAACACGGCGTCGGTAGGAGTTGCGGCGGCATTTAtcttccttttctctcttttcttccctACTGGATTCCTCGGACTTACATTTTTGTATGCTGCTGAGATTTCGCCTCTCAGTCATCGAGTGCCCATTACGGCAATGTCAACTG GCACCGCCTGGCTGTTCAACTTT GTTGTTGCCGAAATCACACCCATTGGTCTAGCTACCCTCAAGTACAAATACTATATCATCTACGCCGTCATCAACATATGTCTCACTTTTCCTA GCGtatacttcttcttccctgAGACCAGCGGCCGTCAATTGGAGGAGGTCGACGCCATTTTCTTGAACAGTCACAATATTCTGGAAACTGTTCCTATTGCCAGAAGGAGTCAAGCCGGTCGTAGTAGTAACGGCATTACCGAGGGGAAGGAGGAGAGACAGGAAGTGGCACAGATTGAGAGAGGGTTGCCAGCACCTTGA
- a CDS encoding hypothetical protein (TransMembrane:1 (o535-558i)) produces MSDSQVKSTSLRPNRRRPRGLAACSRCKSRKQRCDNGFPACSNCSDAGEKCSYGANQSYPAEYVKSLERQIARLQAEVASPRSSVASPTSSSSIQQQQMLPKVVTQPNINEPANASETAVSDLEASAGIVAPCPDSFLGTSSGYPLTKLLRLALPPVDAHQSDQAADLHQLNTATSSSISMHDNVGQQTGDDQVSGGSDLPSKEVGDKLIEAYYARVHPKHPFLSRKRVQLLHQARNELIPAHKAVRSEDIRNKCDYATLQLVYAIGARYLQLSNDDDHSSPTRHYACAMADADFVFATGSLESLETMLLLTIYQLRSSTGPGVWWMTETTMRYCIDNGLHRQTTNLPPYLDERRKRIFWTTYMLERSVARTMGRPHSIADRDIDVPLPANVDDELDTDETIVTAIAESDQNPSRITALTPAIHIFRLQKIDSRISHTVCRVDKDVSAIKPHKVARLREALEEWKAGIPQTGPENTPHPYLTTDYHMIQYHKAIILLNLPFLPTLTPRTPTFHEIVHSAGQICILSKRLHDQQTYISFSLLSLHANFVAGLVMVYCFCLDSSIFSPKFSRSVRACSTMLYIISERWPRAVQARKAFDHLVAATIECDGEATTGPLRSEDSLLPTSQDGLQPGFGVGEAGNPEAWSNFETILGDYQIDLGTWMHDSISDMIGTFQPMDCLQ; encoded by the exons ATGTCTGATTCACAAGTCAAATCAACGAGTTTGAGACCcaatcgtcgtcgtcctcgaGGTCTTGCTGCTTGTAGTCGGTGCAAGAGCCGCAAGCAGCGCTGCGATAATGGATTTCCAGCGTGCTCAAATTGCAGCGATGCAGGAGAGAAATGCTCCTACGGTGCCAATCAATCGTATCCAGCCGAGTATGTCAAGTCACTCGAGCGTCAAATCGCAAGGTTACAGGCCGAGGTAGCTTCGCCGCGGTCAAGCGTCGCCAGTCCAACAAGCAGTTCCTCTATCCAACAGCAACAGATGCTACCCAAGGTCGTCACTCAACCCAACATCAATGAGCCAGCAAACGCTAGCGAAACAGCTGTTTCTGACCTGGAAGCTAGCGCTGGGATTGTTGCTCCATGCCCAGATTCTTTCCTGGGAACCTCAAGCGGCTATCCTCTTACGAAGCTACTGAGATTAGCATTACCCCCAGTCGATGCACACCAAAGCGACCAGGCAGCAGATCTTCACCAATTGAATACCGCAACAAGCTCTTCAATAAGCATGCACGACAACGTCGGGCAGCAGACTGGGGACGATCAAGTCTCTGGCGGCTCAGATTTGCCCAGCAAGGAAGTCGGCGATAAACTCATCGAAGCGTACTATGCGAGGGTACATCCTAAGCACCCCTTCCTGTCTCGTAAAAGAGTTCAATTGTTACACCAGGCTAGGAACGAGCTGATACCAGCGCATAAAGCTGTGCGTTCAGAGGATATCCGGAATAAATGTGACTATGCGACATTGCAACTGGTTTATGCCATTGGAGCACGTTACTTGCAGCTGagcaatgatgatgatcattCATCTCCAACG CGACATTATGCCTGTGCAATGGCAGATGCAGACTTTGTATTCGCGACAGGTAGTCTCGAGAGCTTGGAAACAATGCTTCTTCTCACTATCTACCAATTGAGGTCATCAACCGGGCCTGGTGTTTG GTGGATGACCGAAACAACAATGAGGTACTGCATCGATAACGGCCTTCACCGGCAAACCACTAACCTCCCTCCATACCTCGATGAGAGGCGAAAACGCATCTTTTGGACGACATACATGTTGGAGAGATCAGTTGCCCGGACTATGGGTCGACCTCACTCTATTGCTGATAGAGACATTGACGTCCCGCTCCCAGCCAACGTTGACGACGAACTGGATACTGACGAAACCATCGTCACGGCCATCGCTGAATCGGATCAAAACCCTTCGCGGATTACCGCTCTTACGCCTGCCATTCACATCTTCAGGCTACAAAAAATTGATTCCAGGATTTCACATACGGTTTGTCGTGTGGACAAGGATGTTTCGGCGATAAAACCACACAAGGTGGCTCGTCTTCGAGAGGCTTTGGAAGAGTGGAAGGCCGGTATTCCTCAAACTGGACCTGAGAATACGCCGCATCCTTACCTCACAACGGACTATCACATGATACAATACCACAAAGCCATCATTTTGCTTAATCTTCCCTTCTTACCCACCCTCACCCCGCGGACCCCGACGTTTCACGAGATCGTTCACTCCGCGGGACAGATTTGCATCTTGTCTAAACGCCTCCATGACCAGCAGACGTACATTTCCTTCTCGTTACTTTCATTACATGCCAACTTTGTCGCCGGCTTGGTTATGGTGTACTGTTTCTGCCTTGACTCGTCCATCTTTAGTCCCAAGTTTAGCAGAAGCGTGCGAGCGTGCAGCACAATGCTGTACATCATCTCAGAGCGATGGCCGAGAGCAGTGCAGGCACGCAAGGCGTTCGATCATCTTGTCGCTGCTACGATAGAATGCGACGGAGAAGCAACGACTGGACCGTTGAGATCTGAAGATAGCTTGCTGCCTACATCACAGGACGGTCTTCAGCCTGGCTTTGGGGTGGGCGAGGCTGGTAATCCAGAGGCGTGGAGTAATTTTGAGACGATACTCGGGGATTACCAGATCGATTTGGGAACTTGGATGCACGATAGTATTTCCGACATGATAGGCACTTTTCAGCCAATGGATTGTTTACAGTAA